A part of Indicator indicator isolate 239-I01 chromosome 15, UM_Iind_1.1, whole genome shotgun sequence genomic DNA contains:
- the BRK1 gene encoding protein BRICK1, with the protein MSVQEDPVQREIHQDWANREYIEVITSSIKKIADFLNSFDMSCRSRLATLNEKLTALERRIEYIEARVTKGETLT; encoded by the exons aTGTCGGTGCAGGAGGACCCGGTGCAGCGGGAGATCCATCAGGACTGGGCCAACCGCGAGTACATCGAGGTGATCACCAGCTCGATCAAAAAGATCGCGGACTTCCTCAACTCGTTCG ACATGTCGTGCCGGTCCCGGCTGGCCACCCTCAACGAGAAGCTGACGGCGCTGGAGCGCAGGATCGAGTACATCGAAGCACGG GTCACCAAGGGCGAGACGCTGACGTAG